Genomic window (Salvelinus alpinus chromosome 26, SLU_Salpinus.1, whole genome shotgun sequence):
aagcagcatgagtccatgcccccatcctgcctggtgtgaAAGGTACAGGCTAGTGGAGGTGGTATAATGATGtgtggaatgttttcctggcacacttTACGTCCCTTGATAACAATTGAGCAATGTTTCCATGtcctgaagaattcaggctgttttgGAAGCAAAGGAGGGTCCGACCCAGTACTATATGGGCGTACCTAATAAGCCCTCATtggacactatatatacaaaagtatgtggacaccccttcaaattagtggattcgggtttttcagccacacccgttgctgacactcactaccgagttccaaacttactctggaagcaacatcaacagagcttcgtcgggagcttcatgaaatgggtttccatggccgaggatCCGCACTcaagcataagatcaccatgcacaatgccaagcgtcggctggagtggtgtaaagctcgccgccattggactcttgagcagtttaaacgtgttctctggagtgatgaatcacacttcaccatcttgcagtccgacggacaaatctgggtttggcggatgccaggagaacgctacctgcccgaatgcatagtgccaactgtaaagtttggtggaggaataatggtaagTGGTTCTTTTTCATGGTAcgggctaggctccttagttccagtgaagggaaatcttaatgctacagcatataatgacattctagacgattctgcactcccaactttgtggcaacagtttggggaaggccctttcctgtttcagcatgacaatgcccccgtgcaaaaagtgaggtccatacagaaatggtttgtcaagatcgatgTGGGAGAACGTGGCTGGCCTGTACAGAGAcataacctcaaccccatcgaacacctttggggggAATTAGAATGCCacctgcgagccaggcctaatcgcccaacatcagagcccgacctcactaatgctcttgaggctgaatggaagcaagtccccgcagcaatgttccaacatctagtggaatgccATTCcacaagagtggaggctgttataacagcaaagggagagaccaactccatattaatgcacatcattttggaataagatgttcgacgagcacgtgtccacatacttttggttatgtagtgtctGTTAAATACCCTTGAATGTGAATTGTGCATGCCAAACATAGGCCTGTGGCATTAATGCCCTTCCTCTGACTGGGCATGAATTTAACGCATACAGTGACAGGATTAGACAGGCCAGGCGAGACGAAAGCTTGTTGAGCCAAGAAAAGAGTCCTTGACTGACGCACAGCATAGGCCAACAGCAGGTTTTGAAATCGGTCCCTACAGTATTTCACACTGTGGGGGTCACCTGAGTGCATGTCTTAATCTCCTTTACACTGTTTTGTTTCAAACACACTGCTTTGGTGAAAAAGATAATAAAAAAGGGAACATATGTTTTGGTCAGTCTTTTATGTGACGGGTACCGTAATGAAAGAACTggcaggaccatggacagctacTGAACAAACAACTACAACACAGGCCGGTTTTAGTGTTGGTGCTACTGGCTAGTCTGCTAGAAAATGTACTCAACGTATTTAAAGGTTTAATGCAGTTTTTATCTCATTATCAAATCCCTTTTGTCTGACAATTAAGTATCTTACTGTGATAAGAccattttaaattaaaatggtcaaaaataaacaaattagcCTCTTGGCAAAGAGCAATTCTTCAAGCAATAATTTTGCAAGGAATGCcttggagtggtctgagtggggaaggAAAAACTGAAAATGAGCTGTTATTGGCATAGAGGTTTGAaactctcttattggtctattaactaatttaccgcctggtgatgtcaccaggcaggccaaaactctatCCCAccaaaaacaggctgaaatttcaggcggtcttatcaaacagctcttatgctaaaagggcattatcataattttcaccatTTAGGGGCCTCCTGAGTGATGCTGTAGCCTAAGGCACTGCTTTGCAGTCCTGAGGCGACACTACAGACTCggattcgatcccaggctgtgtcacagccttCCGTGACTGGGAGCCCCATAGAGCGGGGCACAATTAGAGGGTTTGGCGGGGGGGATTTccttggctcattgcgctctagtgactccttgtggtgggctgaGTGCCTACAAGCTGACctcagtcgtcagttgaacgttgtttcctccaacacattggtgcgacttGTTTCCGGGTTAAGCGTGCAGTGTGTTAAGAACGCATGACTCGacttgaccttcacctctcccaagCCCGTTGGCGAGTttcagtgatgagacaagaccgtaactaccaattgggagGAACAAGGGGGTTATAAACATAAATATTAATCATTTTcataatttcacagtattattccaacctcatagtgtggaaatattaataaaacacaggaaaatcacatttttgatcACGCTGGGCCTTTAAAGATGCTTTGCGCTACATTTCTTACTTCCTTCCTCAAAGAAAATGATATCTGTAGGATATCTTGTACAAAACAAAGAAAGATTTATGCACCTAAACTATTTCAATATTTTCTTTAACATATTGTCATTACCTAACGATTTTACAAATACATCCTCTCCTTTTACAACTTGTATGTCCTTCACATTAAAGTGTAACTTATctgcctctctcactctgccATTTTCTCCCCCCAGCCCTGGTGCGTCTGCGTGGCTTCGACGACGTGAGTAAAGACATGCAGGAGATGAAGGAGGAGAGTTCCAAGATGGCCATGGAGAAGAAGGTGACCATCCCTGAGCTGTTCCGCACCGCAGCCTATCGGCAGCCGCTCCTCATCGCCGTCATGCTCCACCTCTCCCAGCAGCTCTCCGGAATCAATGCTGTGAGTGAACTATGACTCCCAGGGGGCCACAGTACAAACACATTCTAAATAGTTGAAAGGTCACCAAAGATATCTCAGAGGACAGCTTAACAATACAGGGTCGCATTCACTAGGCACGAAACGGAAGAAAAAAGGCAGCGACGGGAAGGTACTATCTGAATTTATCCAATAATAAAAGCTGTGCTACGGTCTGCCCTTATGAAGGCGACCCAGGCCCATGCAGAGTTGAATAGTTGAATAGCATTCAACATGCCTTCTACTCTCAATGATTGCATATTTGGGAGATTTGTTTGGATTATTCGATGGATTAAACATGATTTAATGGACGTACGTTTTACAGTATGATAAAAAATACCACTTTGATAAGATGTGGCTTCCTATTCATTAGAGTGTGGCCTTGTTGCAGATTAAGAACCTAATCTTATTGTCGCCCTCCACCAACCCTGTTCAGGTGTTCTACTATTCAACTGGTATCTTTGAGTCAGCCGGTGTCACCCAACCCATTTACGCCACTATTGGAGCAGGAGCTGTTAACACGGTCTTTACTGTggtatctgtaagtataacatgCTGCATATATTCGGTTTTTTGTGTTTCTGTTATGTATGTTTACGGTACGGTAACTCCTTTCTCTGTCTTTGTCAGCTCTTCCTGGTCGAGAGGGTGGGACGAAGGACTTTGCATCTCGTCGGATTGGCCGGAATGGCCGTCAGTGCCCTGCTCATGACTATTGCCCTCCTGTTGGTGGGTGTCAGTTTCTATTAGTTGTCACTCAACATAACAGATATGTCATTAATTACATTAATTCATTTTCATTGCTAGTATTGATGAttatctccatctccctccctccctccttccctccttccctctcttccctccatctttctttctttattccttccttccttccctctctctctctccctctctgtctgagtAGAAGGGCTACTCATCTCTGAGCTACCTCAGCATTGGGGCAGTGTTTCTGTTTGTGGCCATGTTTGAGATGGGGCCTGGTCCTATCCCATGGTTCATAGTGGCGGAGCTCTTCTCCCAGGGTCCGCGGCCTGCCGCCATAGCCGTGGCCGGCTGCTGCAACTGGACCGCCAACTTCCTGGTGGGAATCAGCTTCCCCAAACTGGAGGTGTGAGAGGTTTCCCATTAGGGACGAATCCTAAACCACTTAAGTCAAAATGTAAATTAATCATACGCTGACTAATTAGGTTAATTACTGACTTccactgtttttctctctctttgtttgtaATTCTGTAGGAGCTGTGTGGGCCTTATGTCTTTATCATCTTCATGATCTTACTtatcttcttcttcatcttcacCTTCATCAAAGTCCCAGAGACCAAGGGCAAGACCTTTGACGAGATCACCCGTGAGTTTGGCGGGAACCCCCTGCCCCCTGCCACCTCTGTGGAAGCTCCTCATAGTAGTATCAGCGTAACACTTTCTGCCTCGCCCATCAAGGAGAAGGTTCCATTGGTGGAGGCGGCAGCAGCAGAGGATAAGTCCAACTCAACTGTACAGGAGAGCTTGTAGAATCCTGTGTTGGGTCAATGGTTAAAGGTCAAGGGTTGGGGGTCAGCTGGTTCAAAAACAGATCAAAGTTTAATTCTTTGGCAGTTCAGGTACATGGGGACGGGTGTTTGACATGAAGGGAAATATACCATGCGTGTACATGGAAAGTCACAACACACATATTTCGGTGGATACAGTAGCTAGGATGAATTAGTGTTATTTTTTCACATTTCTTTCTGTGAATATATTTCTCAACCTATAGGTCAAAATGTGTATTTTAATTGTGTTGCCTTCTTTTACTGAGTGCATCATCATTTAAACAGCTTTTAGTAAAGCCAAAGTGGGTCTAGTCAAAACAAACAACCTCAATAGTGTTTCTGGTAAACAGTAGTTTTAACAGTGAAACAGTAGATTAGGGTCAATTACATTGGTTGGCTTTCATGGTTTAGGAATAGCTTTTATAAATAACCCAATAATCCCAGAATGACCGTACTTGACATCTAATTTCAACAGTTGTTGTATTTGAGAACAAAATAATATGCTTATACCTTACTCAACGTAAGAATCCACTGCTAAACATCACattcagatgagagagagagagagagagaaagagagagagagagagagagagagagagagagagagaacttatTTCACTTTAACTTGCTTTAGGTGCACCTTATTACCCAAATAGaaatcaattaaaattccatgaTTGCTAATATACTCTTCAAAAAGCGATTTATGGCAAATTAATCAACATAGGGAATAATTAGAGAAATATTTACCTGAGGGAGTGCTTTTACAGCTAGCCGATAAAACAATACTTTAGGATAGCGTAGAATTGCATT
Coding sequences:
- the LOC139554601 gene encoding solute carrier family 2, facilitated glucose transporter member 1-like, with product MVEEEKKQVTGYLLFSLATAVIGSLQFGYNTGVINAPEQKLRAFFNNTWMERYGEPIKPGTCTIVWSFSVAVFSVGGMVGSFSVGVMADRFGRKLSMFLVNILAVIGGLLMGFSTLCSSYEMVIAGRLVIGLFCGLFTGLTPMYVGELSPTPLRGAFGTLHQLGVVIGILVAQIFGLESLLGSDKLWPLLLALTVVPAMLQCILLPFCPESPRFLLINQNKEEQARKALVRLRGFDDVSKDMQEMKEESSKMAMEKKVTIPELFRTAAYRQPLLIAVMLHLSQQLSGINAVFYYSTGIFESAGVTQPIYATIGAGAVNTVFTVVSLFLVERVGRRTLHLVGLAGMAVSALLMTIALLLKGYSSLSYLSIGAVFLFVAMFEMGPGPIPWFIVAELFSQGPRPAAIAVAGCCNWTANFLVGISFPKLEELCGPYVFIIFMILLIFFFIFTFIKVPETKGKTFDEITREFGGNPLPPATSVEAPHSSISVTLSASPIKEKVPLVEAAAAEDKSNSTVQESL